A genomic window from Cucumis melo cultivar AY chromosome 8, USDA_Cmelo_AY_1.0, whole genome shotgun sequence includes:
- the LOC103502888 gene encoding uncharacterized protein LOC103502888 — MKTQSSPSEIRLLRSRKLDPLSLPSVHTQLFSWRENKDGDGVNSGCERIELRSHGLLVRKAFMAGRSLLSSCFSIHCLESVSAQGHSARPSFSQCRRISCKEFVWPPMPPSFKEDTSDSSLKDTHLVPFTELSGR, encoded by the exons ATGAAAACTCAGTCGTCTCCTTCCGAGATTCGTCTTCTCCGTTCACGAAAACTCGATCCACTGTCGTTGCCATCGGTTCACACCCAATTGTTTTCGTGGCGAGAGAACAAAGATGGAGACGGCGTAAACAGCGGCTGCGAAAGGATTGAGTTGCGAAGCCATGGATTGCTTGTCAGAAAGGCTTTCATGGCAGGAAGATCTTTACTTTCCTCATGCTTttcaatccactgccttgaatCCGTCTCAGCTCAAGGCCATTCTGCTCGACCTTCTTTCTCGCAATGTCGCCGTATTTCTTG CAAAGAATTTGTTTGGCCTCCAATGCCACCATCATTCAAAGAAGATACTTCTGATAGCTCTCTTAAAGATACTCACCTTGTTCCATTCACAGAACTTTCTGGAAGATGA